The genomic stretch AAACTGataagcagagctgcagaggcGAGGAGAAAGGCCTGGAAGGCTGCGTCTGGTTTCCAAgccagagagagaagaagaaagccAGCCTCAAGATGGATATGATGAAAGCATCAGGCCGTGACACAGCCAGAGGATGGACAAAAATAACGAGAGCTAGTGTTCTGCATGTCAGTGTTTGGAGCATGTGGTTCATCTGGCAACATCTGACGTGTCGTCGTACCGTATATTTAATGTGCATTATATTATGTGGTTGATATCACGTGGTCATTGTTTGATAGATTTtctgtgcgtgtctgtgtgtgtatttatgtttgcttttgttcTCTGTTCCCAGTGGACATCTGGTCAGTGGGGTGCATCATGGGAGAGATGGTGAAGGGCAGCGTCATCTTCCAGGGTACCGACCGTATCCTTCACCGCTCTCTCAGTCACTGTCGTCGTTCCACTTTGTCCATCTTTCACCCTCCATCAAACCTCCACTTAACACAAAGTATTTCATTTGTCTTCACAGTTGTCTTATAGTTCTCCCACGCACACTCTCCCAGACGTTTCCCAGTTATGTCCTCTAAATATAATCTGTTGAATAGAACCACTCAAGATTTCCAGCTCACTCCAATTTAATCAGAACGCTTTGTGTGTTTCCTGCCCTCTTCGACGATTATTATTAATCTGTGGAGTTGTTTTTCAGATGGCGATAATCCCCTTAATTGATAGAGGAAATCAAATCGAAGCAATTCAAGTCATTTGCATTTATATTGGCCGTTTCTGTTTCTAATGGGTTTGGTCACCTCTTCACTCACCGGCTCCTTTCAGTGGCACCATTTACACCTGAGTAGCTGAGAATGGACGCAGGGCGCAGCGGGATTCAAGGATAGATTGCTTTTCAACTAGGGAAGTAATAGCCTTTCACTGCGATTGTAAAGCAGCAGGTTGGCCTAATGTGCATATCTAtatttttagtgttttaaaaaatcttaacaactattggatagattgccatgaaattaaAAAGTCTCGAAAGGCTTTGAATGCATTCATGTAAAAATTGggccttaattggtattaaaacATCTTGAATCAATCTctcaaaaggtttaaaaattctaAGGGATGTAGGGAAGTAGGATTTGTGCAGATCTGGATAGCAGAAGCAACAACACTTATATGTTGTTTCCGGCTGGGATGCTCAGAGCAGATGATCCACTGTCTGCCAGCTAGCCATCACTGTGCCCTAGACAACCTGAGGAAGAGCAAATTTAAGGAAAGCTGGCTATTTAATCAAGATTTTGCAGCATGGCCGAAACAggctacatttattttatgcaaaaagttTTCCAAACTCAGCACGAtgggaatcaaggcagtggaatccCACAGAAAGCCTGCCAAGAAACAAAAGGTATTTCCTAGTTCTGTTCTACCGTTGTCTCCCCTCCGAGACAGAAGAGTCAAGCTTTATGTTATAAAAAGCATTTGAGTAAAATGGTCCCAAACCCTAAGTAACAGTAAcctttttttcttactgtcaaaTTCGTCGTAAATTTCACTccatttgtcattaaaaaagtctaaaaagtcttaaatctaacttgccttaagctgtaggaaccctgttaTGATGACGTTGGTAATCTAGAACCATCGTCAGGTTCCAGCTCATAccttggtttatgaccaaatacccgCCAAGCTAACAACATTGTTTTGGGCTCATTGGCAAATATTTgcaagctaacatgctaaccaCAGATGGCTGACAAGGTAAATATTATACCTGCAtaacatcatcatcagtgcgagcatgttagcatgctaatgttagcatttagctcaaagcaccaatatGCATAATTAGAGCCTACCTTTTGTCTTTGGATATTTATGTTATGTAACATGCATCCATTTCATGTATGTGTCTCTTGATTCTGTGCCTTATCAAATGTTCCTTTCATTTACTGACACGTGCATATGCACATAATGCAGCTAAGTTTCCCTTAACAAGCGTGTTGTCCAGACATCGACCAGTGGAATAAGGTGATTGAGGTTCTGGGCACGCCCAGTCTGGAGTTCATGAACCGACTGATGGAGACCGTGAGGAACTATGTGATGAACAAGCCGCAGTATCCTGGTGTCAGCTTTGCCGAGCTTTTCCCAGACTGGGCCTTTCCCTCTGACTCAGAACATGACAAACTAAAgagtaagaaaacaaaaatacaaatttaaatgcatATAGTTGCAGTTTCCTTGCATAGAGTCTTTTTAGGGACAGTACCATGTAACATAGAGTTTAGTCAGAGGCATTTGCCTGCAGTATACTGATGATGTAACAAGACATTTCCCAACAAAATTAGAGGGGCACAGAGACTGAAAACTGGATCCCTTATACAACTAGTTTAGAGAATGACCATGCAGGTCAAAAgtttctctgctctcctctgtgGCATTTAGAGTTAGAGATCATATCACTGAAACAAGAGAACAGATCTTGACATTTCCAGAGATGCTGCCCAACACCGCAAGGGGAAGTAATCAGTTCTTATGAGGACCGCTTAAATGATGTCATGGGCCTGTTTCCATAGTAACACTGCCCTTCCTCTGTTGCCATAACAGCGGGTCAAGCAAGGGACCTGCTGTCCAAAATGCTGGTCATTGATCCCGAATGCCGCATCTCCGTAGAAGAAGCCCTCAATCACCCGTACATTCACGTGTGGTACGACCCAGGAGAGGCCGACGCGGTGAGGAGACTGTTCCAGTGGTGGTTCTCTTTACCAGTGCAGCAGCTGGCTGTGTGCGACCTTGCTGATATTTATATGCATTTCTCTTTGTTTCACAGCCTCCTCCCCAGATTTCAGATAAGCAGCTGGAGGAGAGGGAGCACACCATCGAGCAGTGGAAAGGTAGGATGCACTGCCCTCTAGGGAAATCTATCAGCAGTGCAGCTTCACTTCCTTTACATTTAGATTATAAAGTTACAGCAGACTGATCCTAACTAAATGACATTTCTAAGAGCTGGTACAATGAGCACAGAATTCCCTGTACATTTATGGCTGGAacgctgtgtaaaatgtaatgagaaacagaatgcaatgatttgcaaatcctttttgacctatattcaattgaatatagcACAGAGACAAGATATGTTTAATGTTCagactgataaactttattgttttttgtgaaatacacactcattctgaatttgatgtctGCAACACGTTCCAAAATGTTGGGACAGAGACAACAAAATGCTGGCAAAGGTTTAAGACTTTAAGGCTCAAAAACACCTGAAACGTTCCACAGGTAAAcagattaattaattacagATTAAAGTGTTATTATTGGGTAAGAAAATGGCATCCTCAAAGGCCCAGTTGTTCATAAGCAATGACGGACACAAAAAACTGTGTGGCCATACAGTCCACCAGTGTAAGAACAGCCTTTCTTGATGCACAATTGCAGGAATTTATAGATTTTACCATCCACAGTTCATATATCATCAAAACATTCAGAGAATCCAGAGAAATATCTGCGCGTCAGGGGCAAAGCTGAAAACCAATATTGAATGCCCGTGACCTTCAGTCTCTCAGGCTTCACTGTATGAAATCACACTTTAAATTGCTTTGGAAATTATAGACATAGTGTCCTCTGGGTTAAAGtggaaaaggaccatccagattgttaccagcaCAAAGTtcaaaagccagcatctgtgaccAGTGCTGTGGGGGTGTGTTAGtgccccatggcatcatgggttacatacaggttttggagtaACATATGCTACCATCCAGATGACATCTTTTTCAGGGATGTCCCTGTTTATTCCACCGAGCCATATTCTGAATGTGTGTGACCTCCTATTGAAAATGTGTGACACGATATGAAgcacaaaatatgacaacaggGACCTCAGACTATTGAGAAATTGAAGTTGTATGTCAAGCAAGAATTgtaaataatttcactttctgGCTGACAgcatatgtgagtgtgtgtgtgagtaaaagGTACAGACAGTTTGGTTATGCTGTTGCGTACCTACAGTAAGCGTGAATTTTTAATAATCATGGGACATTATTTTGAAAGCTCACAgctgatgtttttcatttagcagttaacagtaataataatagtgagAGCAGTGTAATACCGtgaaactgtgatattttttaGATGGTAATTCTTCCGTGAAAATCTCATTAAGTTGCAACCCAATTGTGAATGCAGACTGAGAGCACCTAACATTGCATCTGCCTTTCTACAGAACTCATTTATGAAGAGGTGATGGATTGGGAAGAGAGGAACAAGAATGGACTGATGAAAGAAGACTGCTCAGGTACGTACAGGACTGGACACCTAACTGCTGTAAGGAGAGGTGTCAAAGCATAATTAGCTTTAGCCTAAAACCGGTTCCCTGTAATATGTCGTCGTAGTCCCACAAAAATATATAGGAGATGCACTGCATTAACTCtaaatgttattcttacttGTACACTTACCTAAACCTCGTGTCATCCATCAGATGTGGTGTCAGGTTCGGCCTCACAGTCCTCATCAGCCAACGACATCTCGTCCATGTCCACGGAGCACACCTTAGCCTCggacacagacagcagcagcatcgaCACACTGACGGGACCGCTGGACGAGAGTCAGTGAACACAGTCCGTGGCCACGTGCGTCTGCCTGCCTCAGTCCTCCCCTCCCATTTACAGTATCCAAATATCAATCACCCATCACCTTCCCTTTTCTCTTTACTCCATCTGACCCccattttcttgtttgtttgtttgtttttttcccccttttttgtcctgtgtttttcttctttcctctttaACGTCAGCGAATAGGtctatttttctaatttttcCATGTGTGATGTTGCGGATCTTGTCGAACGTCTTCGACTTTGTTTTGGACTGCTGCCTGGAGGTCAGAGCTGTCGATTCTGTCGGTTGGATCAAACGTTtatctttctcttctttgtGGATGTTGTTTACCTTCATCAAGTACATATGATGTATGCATCCATGTTAATTTTCAGGTTACAAGGAGTAGGTGGGGATTGTTGTTTGTTCCATATGCCTgtattttaatagttttatttttttagcgaATATTACGTTGAGTCCAGAGGTTATCAAATCAAAGCAGACGCGCACTGAACATAGACCACAGCTGCCAGCTGCTCTCATGCATGTTACGCCGATAAGAGCAAAAGCTTACCGTGAGTCGATGGCGCCAACCACGTGATGTCCATCTGATGATCAAACGCAGATCTCCACAGTGGTgctttctgcactgtttttgtttttttaattatttgccTCGAGTGATGTGGATTTTGAGCTTTTCCTCCTGACAGCTGGGGGAAGCTGTGGTTGCAGTGTTACACTTTTATTTCCTGAtataatgtactgtatgtaaagatgaTCTGACGCTCATAGTGGCCGTAGACCATTTCATTACTAATAGATACGGTGTGCtcattttgtttaaaatttCAACATACCTGTAGAGCTATATATTGCACCCCATTGGACAAAAGGTACCGACTAACAATGTGTATATCAAAAGAACATCGTAATCCTGTAAATTTTGGAGAGGCAAAAagatacatgtatttatttttgtgttcttGCAAAATGTTGCACACAATCACGTTGAGGCCAGTGTAAAATAAGCCTCTCGTCAACGCATTTCATTGACAAACCAGTGCATTGGCTGATCCTTTTCTAAACCATTCCACTAGTACTGGAACAGTCACACAATTCATCATGAATAAGACATCACATAGAACACATGTTAAGGCAGTAAAACCCAAATAATGGTGTTTAACTTGCATGAAGGCATTAAAGATGCCAATAAGATACCGTAGTTCTTCTTATCAAGAGAAATCCGTTCAGGTCCGTTTCTTTTACCTACAGTACCTTGATGTTCTTGGTTCTGAAAGCCTGTTTGATGcagatgttgtattttttttttgcattgtaaACCTATAtatgtgtgcgcgtgtgtgttaTGACAATGTGCTGTGCGGCGCTCTCTTTCGTAATCTCCTTTGAATCATCCTTAAAGACAGCAGTCGCCTGGTTGTAAGGGCAGAGTCTAAGGAGGAAGTTGCCCCCCTCAACAAAAAGCAGACATGTCGTGGTTTAAAATGAGGATGTGACTGTGGACAGCGTGAATGAAAATCCGGACCTTGGAACCTGAGATGGAAACTTAAAGACGAGAGAAATGGACTGTGGAGCTGCTTTTTGCAGAACTGATTGCACAGTGTGATGGACATGCAGAGATACGACACTATGGAGTCACAGAGGACTGAATTGTTGTacactatattttttttttaaaaccatgaCCTTATTCTTTTAGCCATGCCTTAAATGACCCGAGGAGTGGCCAATTCACTCCCACAAATCTGATCAGATAAGGACTGAGCGTTACAGTGCTCAGAACCTCTGTTacaatgtttaccatgtttttttggttttttggttttttaaaagaaagctccATTGTATACACTGTACATCTCACATTTTGGTTCAGTTTATTTCTGCCTTTGTTTTCAGAGATGTCCTGTGTGATTGCAATGACCACAATATAATCACCCGGCCAACATCTTTTGCCCTTACGTAACTAATAAAGTGGACATCAGTGATTCATTTTCTTTCAGTGATGTTTTGTATCTGTCTCAGATTCTTAATGAAGACATAACCACAcatcacttaaagggacagttcaccccaaaatacgTAACGCATGTTTTCCCTCTTGCCAGGTTGTTctggtgttggagatatcggccgtagaaatgtctgctttctctccagtgtaatagaactagatggcactcagcttgtggtgccgAAAGCGCCAAAAAcgcaacagcaatgtctctttacagaaatcatgacctggttactcaagataatccccAGACCTTGTTAAGACTGCCCCTTAAAAGTTGGAGATTCGAATCGTCAGTTGGAGATCCCTCAGTCAACTAAGACTGCTTCAAGTTGAATCTTTGTTTTTCGTTTGTTTTTGCTAGTTAGTGTGCTGCGCAGTGCATTTCTGAGGCGATTTGCTGCCCAGATTTTGGTGTGGTGTGAGGGCTCTTGACTCTCACGCTACCCCTTGGTACAGTCAGCTGCAGACGCACAGAGGGAAGATtctgagataacattatcttttcATTTCAGCTTTGAAGTGGTGTATTTACAGCTCACTGATACTTAAtacaacacagtctctggcttttgtttaatATCCGGTGTCAGCAAAAATTGTTGCACGTTTCCGATCCGtcgttagcatagttagcttgTTACTATATAACATGAATGCTGTTGTCACACTGAACCTCCCGCTGAGCCCGTTCAAACTTTAAATCCTTATtcgtaaaaaacaacaacgaattggccaaatctgatttgatcGACGtaattctgagtcgggtacagTGAGTAATCTCATGttagaactattttctttctgttgaaCTAGTACACCCgccgtatcactgcgcagaaggaagtgtgcatctactcatggataaGAGGCTCctgcttgtgacagtgcaagatgtaaacattaatgctgtcctccttggctgaactgtaacattagctagctcagtggtgctaggagAGCTAGCAGTAGATTCACCCTTCCTTCTGCGCAATGGTATGGTCTGCTGATGTAGtcagatagaaagaaaatagttcctagatgaaactgctcacaacaaagtctgtggattatctttagtaTCTGGGTCATGATTCCTggggaagagacattgctgttgagtttttccaaattTATCTTtaggtgctttgagcaccacaaactgagtgccatctatttccattatattcaagagaaggcagacatctctacagctgatatctccaacactcagcaactcacaccaaaacaatctggacggatacatagcactacaggtaaatggaaaaatatgaatattttctgttgaactgtccctttaaacctcTCCCAATTAGGTAAGAAAGTATTCTGCATAGGTGGTGACAAACTATTAAACATGATCCTAACTAGAGTTTAAAGACTAACCAGTCTTGTGCCTTTTGTCCTTCTCTTAGCACACACTGTTCACATCAGCACACACATTTCATACATTCTTTTCTCAAAAGCTCTTGACTATATATTCTGTCTTCTTGGCCTCGTTGTTGAGCTCTCCGAAAGTGTCAAAGAACTGCTCCATCTCCTTCTGCAGAGTTGCATTGCGAAGTTCTGCGGCGGCCCGGCCCCTTTCAGACTCTGCAATCTTAGCCTGGACAGCGTGGTACCAGTGCCGCTGCTGGGCGAGGTTCGTTTTCAACCGAACAACCTCTACCTGGAGCTCTTCGTTTCTTTGCTCCAGGCTGATGGTAAAgacatgaggaagaagagggaaaGGATATCAGAATTACAAGGTGTGTATAAAAGATGGAGAACTGGGTTGGGCTGAGTGAAAGAGGAGAGGTCAGTAGTGTATTTGTTGGAGACTgattgtttggtgtgtgtgtaggtttgATTCTTGCCTAatatagttaaaaaaaaggcagcatTTGCTTTTGAAGGTGGGGTTAATTTACATAATTAAATTTGTCTGTTTCCTATAGTCTATGTTAAAGCCAAAAGAATTGTCGTTTTCCTGTCGCCCTTGCTAACCAGTACCAGTACACTGAGACTTGCTCTATCTATATCGGTAATAAATGAGGTATGTGTTGTGTCTAGGTCAGCAGCATGGCCCCTTAAATTAGCTCGCTTTCCAGTGCCATGAGCTGTTTCTATAGGTCAACCACACAAGCTGTGCGTTTTGTCTGTGAAACAGGAAACATGAATTTGTGTAGGTCAGTGGAAAAATTACATGCAGTGTATAGCACAAGTGAAATATGTGATAGTCTGAGATTGCCATAGTTGAGtgaaaacacataaacagaacATGAATAATTAGGACTTAATGTTCCTGTCTTGGGAAACTTTAAAGCAAACTAGTAACACTTGTCTGTAGCTTTGAACTAAACAGGATATTGGGTGAAGCTCGGGGTCAACTGAGTGAACAGAGCAGCACAGCtgagtggacacacacacacacactttctgggCCTGGGAACATTGTGTCACCCTCCGCTGCAAATACACCAAGGGCTGGGAAAATCTCACAGGCGAATCAGTGAACTGAAAGTGTAATACTGAAGCCGAGAGCAAAGCACATTAAATTCAGGAcatttcatttgtcttttttcacacaGCGTGCCTAATCTCTGTAACGTGATTACGCGTGCTGTGTAGTTTGAAATGGAAATGCAAGACAAAACAAATTGAACATTACCTGAGTATGCGTGCCTCGtactcctccctctgtctgacTATTTGCTGTTGGAGGCTGGTGAGGAGGCTGCGAAGGGCACTGGCGGAGGGGTCCGCCAAGGGAACCGGAGGGGGCACCCTGGGAGACCAGGATGGCTGCTCTGGGTGCTGGGCTTCAGCTGGGGGCCACATAACTTGGCACGCAGTTTGGGATAACTGAGGGGAACTTGCTGCAGGATGCTGAGGAGGTGGCATCTGGAGCTGGAGGTTCAGCATCGGGTCCCCCTGCTTAAATCCAAAGGATCCTGAGTCCAGCTCTGGCTCCTGTTCATGTTTCTTGTCTTGGTCTGGATTCTGGTCCTGGTTACTGAAACGGCTTTCAGCAAGGATGATCTCACAGGAGGACCATGTGCTCTTGTCTTCGCTCACACACTCGCCGTCCATCACTCCCTGGATCTGGTC from Epinephelus moara isolate mb chromosome 4, YSFRI_EMoa_1.0, whole genome shotgun sequence encodes the following:
- the mapk9 gene encoding mitogen-activated protein kinase 9, encoding MSEAEGQFYSVQVGDSTFTVLKRYQQLRAIGSGAQGIVCSALDTDLGIPVAVKKLCRPFQNQTHAKRAYRELVLLKCVNHKNIIRLINVFTPQKSLEEFQDLYLVMELMDASLCQVIHMDLDHERMSYLLYQILCGIRHLHSAGIIHRDLKPSNIVVKSDCTLKILDFGLARTACTNFMMTPYVVTRYYRAPEVILGMKYKENVDIWSVGCIMGEMVKGSVIFQGTDHIDQWNKVIEVLGTPSLEFMNRLMETVRNYVMNKPQYPGVSFAELFPDWAFPSDSEHDKLKTGQARDLLSKMLVIDPECRISVEEALNHPYIHVWYDPGEADAPPPQISDKQLEEREHTIEQWKELIYEEVMDWEERNKNGLMKEDCSDVVSGSASQSSSANDISSMSTEHTLASDTDSSSIDTLTGPLDESQ
- the si:ch211-247j9.1 gene encoding uncharacterized protein si:ch211-247j9.1; translated protein: MELHCLPTETPTSASSCSTDPLYDNCPPFAQRGRAREREMESRVVCPAVTRLPGPCSPQPGLAPAVAEVPTLVGGGRVTGPWPDHSYCSWRGGLRRQGWEAELGPGINRTRGGERGGGEQGGSWGVKDRAHLNQSPNPSQSEEHRSALSLYDNLPDAVTPDSLQEVFDMETSFQEQMYQAWAPDQIQGVMDGECVSEDKSTWSSCEIILAESRFSNQDQNPDQDKKHEQEPELDSGSFGFKQGDPMLNLQLQMPPPQHPAASSPQLSQTACQVMWPPAEAQHPEQPSWSPRVPPPVPLADPSASALRSLLTSLQQQIVRQREEYEARILSLEQRNEELQVEVVRLKTNLAQQRHWYHAVQAKIAESERGRAAAELRNATLQKEMEQFFDTFGELNNEAKKTEYIVKSF